The following is a genomic window from Perognathus longimembris pacificus isolate PPM17 chromosome 20, ASM2315922v1, whole genome shotgun sequence.
GGTAGTAGCCAATCTTCCCAAAGAGCAGGCCCATGAGGACCCCGCCAATCATCCTGGAGGCAGAGGAAAAAGGGGGTTGAGGAAGAAGCCTGTGGGCTGGTGCTGGCAGGCAGAGTACAGGGCACTCACCCAACATATTTGTAGCCCAAGAAGGCCACCAGGTCGATGGTGGTGAGGTCAGTGTTGACTGTGACCAGGTAGAGGCTGAGCAGGATGGCCAGCACCTCCACGGTCAGCCAGGCCAGAGCTGAGCTTGCCTGTAGCCCCAGAAGGTCCGGGGAAAACCTGCCAGAAtcagcacccagtccctgtcATTGTCCCGTCATCACCGTGCGACGGCCCTGGGTTGGGTGCTAGAGACCCCAGAGTGACCCAGATGGGTGGGAGCCTGTCATCACAGCAGACCTGTCCATAGACTAACACCCACAGCACTCAGCAGGGAAGGGGGACCTGGAGAAGCTTGTGCTGGACATAGTCAGAGGAGGCGTTCCAGAAACAGCATGGCTGAGCTGATATGAGGACtgagaggctgggggtggggggcggggagaagggcTTGGTCTTTGTTCCTCATTTAATAACTGGTTCTGATGGCACTTGTTTTCAGTGCCACAAAGGAAAGTGCAGGGGCTAGGAGAGGTGGGGGTGAAGAAGTGACACTGCTGGGAGATAATGGGGAGTGAGCGAGTGCTGGGCAGGTGACTTGAGAGAGACGCACACTCTTGGGCAAAAGAAATGGATGTACCACGGCCCTAGGTTGGGGGTTCTGGATACAAAGAGAGGAGCAGAACAGCAGGCAGGGTAAGCAAAGAAGGAGCCAGAACTGAACATCCCAGCTACTACTGGAGTAAggaggtggggtggtggtggtggtggtggtggtgacactTTTAGGCAACTGGAGAAGAGGACAGATCTGGGGCCAAGGCCCAGAGAAAATAGTGGGAACGGGGGGAGGACAGGGACAGGAATATCTTCCACCAACTAGGGCCAAGGTGGTACCAGGAAGGGTGTTCTATGAGGGGGGGGACTAAGACTTTCAGCTTGCCCTAAGACCCCCCCAACCCAGTCACCCTGCCCAGGCCTGGACTTACCTGTCCTGGGTTCCCAGTGCAAGGCCTGCCACCAAGATGTAGGTGATGAAAGCCATGGCTGGAGAGGCAGGGACACTGATCAGAGGATGAAGGGCCATTTGGGGCCTCTGAATATCCAGCCCCCTGCCACCAATAAAAACCAGGGTGCAGtggtacaggcctgtaatcccagctacagggaaGAGGGGACAGACCTGGAATGTAGAGATCTGGAGCATTGACATCAAAGCGGGGGGCCACGGGGGTGTCTTGCTGGTACTGCACCTCCCAGTcctgaggagagaagggggagaaggcaGAACCCCAGACAGAAGTGGGGGTTCTTCCTACCCTGCTTATAGCCCCAGTCCCTGTGCAGAGGTGCTCACCTGGTGTAGGTAGGGAAAGACCAGCAGGCCCAGCTTTTTGCCCACATACACAGTATCCACAGCAAAGTAATACTTGAGCTTCGAGAAGCGGTCGATCTGGGGAGGCAGAGCTCGAACTTGAGGCTCTGTGTGGCCTCTGCCTGACCTCCCACACATACCCCCTTCCCACCAGCCTCTGATTCCTTACATTCTTGTCCACAAGCTCCTTGCCCTGGGCTGCCAGGCTGCTTCCGTAAGCCATGGCCATGTCGGACACAGGGTTTGTCAAGAAGGCTGCCTGAGGGGACGCGGAGACAGCTGGGTAGCCCAGGTTGCCAGGTGCCCGCTGAGCTCCATAGCCCCGACTGTGGGCTGAGCTCGTATCATCGAAAAGCTGATGGGGGTCCGCCATGCCTGGCTGTGACATTGGGACCCTCCGCTTGGAGGCtgcaggggaagaggaggggaaagaggctCATTCACCCTGCGGCAGGCCCTCCAGTTCCCGCCACAGGGAGTGGGGGGCCCAAAGGAGGGTACTGGTTGTACTGGGAGATGGGCTACCAGCCATGCAGGGGATGAGgcccttgagctcaaaccccactactgccacacacacaaaagaaataggagctgggaatatggcctagtggcagagtgctcgcctcatatacatgaagccctgggttcgattcctcagcaccacatatatagaaaaagccggaagtagcgctgtggctcaagtggcagagtgctagccttaagcaaaaagaagccagggacagtgctcaagccctgagttcaagccccaggactggtaaaaaaaaaaaaaaaaagaagaagaagaaaatagtatGGTAAAGTCATTCAgcccactcatttttttttttttcttcttctttttttttttttggccagtcctggggcttggactcagggcctgagcactgtccctggcttctttttgctcaaggctagcactctaccacttgagccacagcgccacttctagctttttctatatatgtggtgctgaggaatcgaacccagggcttcatgtatacgaggcaagcactctttctttttttttttttttttccccagtcccgaggcttggactcaggacttgagcactgtccctggcttcttttgctcaaggctagcactctgccacttaagccacagcgccacatctggccattttctgtatatgtggtgctggggaattgaacccagggcctcatgtatgggaggcaagcactcttgccactaggccatattcccagccccaccaatcCTAGCTATTATGAaggaggctgaagatctgaggatcaaaatttgtaGCCAGTTGGggcaaaaagtccacaagacccttatctgcagtaagccaccagaaaactggaagtggtgctatggctcaagtggtagagcactagccttgagctgaagagctcagggacagtgcccaggcccggatttcaagccccaggaccaaaacaaaacaaaacaaacaccaaaaaaaaaaaaaaaagctaggttgTGGCACAGGTCCTCAGCTAATACTCCAGAAACTCTGCCTTATTCTGAGGCACAGAGAACAGAGTAATAACAATGAGAAGAAGACAGGGATAAAAGTATCCATTTCCAGAACCCTCAGGCCTCTTGTAGAATGAGGTTaactatcctgcctgggcaggagctGATGTGAGGCAAAATGACACCCTCAAACTGCTCATCCCCACAAAAAGCATCTGGTCCATGTCACATCAATTAGCAGCCTCCAGGTCttcctctccatttcttttctttcccctttcctgggatggaacccagggcctcacccaaAGTAGacaaatgctctatcactgaacCCTAACTCCATCCTGTCAATTCTTTTGTGGCCTGAAAAGAGATCCAGGTCTCTTCAGAGTCAAGCAAGCAGCATGGGCCCTGCCTGCCCTTGTGCCTCTCCTACTGCTTCTTGAAAGTTCTGCTAgccttcctccctctgcccttgGTATGTAGTCACCTAGATGTTTCCCTACACTGTCAATACCTAGGACATTCCACTTGCCTGACTCAGTCAACCTCCAAATCTCTGCACCCGTCTCACCTATCCGACCTCCCTGCTGTACACCAACCACCACAATGAAGAAAACAACTGCTGTGCCTTCCCAGAACTGACTGCACCTGACTGGTGTCTCTCCAGCTCCCTGGGGAATGTGAGCCAATTTTCCACCCTTGCCCTGGTTTTGTGCCTGTCACCTAGCCCATTCTCTCCCACAGCCAGTGCACCTCTAGCTTCTTATGCTCCATCTTTAGCCACTATTAATTAGTTTCTTGGCTCTAGTCCTGCGTCGGGTCACTTCCAGAACTCCCTCTGGCTGTTCCTGGGCCTTATCTCAATGTCTGCAGGTACAGTCTGACGTCCACTCTGTTTCACTAGTGTGTGTGTCCACTCTGTttcactagtgtgtgtgtgtgtgtgtgtgcgtgcgccagttctaggactcagggcctgagcactgtcctaacttagctttctcattcaaaactagcattctattacctgagccacagctccacttcaagctttttttgctggctaattagagatcagTCTCACTGACtcatgcccaggatggctttgaactgcagtccttagatgtcagcttcctaaTTAGGGAGGTTTACAGGTGTGTCACTGGCTCCAGCAATCTTTCATCATCCTTAGACGTCACTTGTTCTTGGAACCCCAGACACTATAGGCCTGAACTGAAGCCTCTGGGTGCCCACAACTCCTCTGTCCCAGGACCTCTGCTTGTGTTTCCCCATGCCTGGCTTCTACTTCCAGTCATGCATCCATGACTCCATGCTGTCACTGTCTCCTGCTCTGTGCTTGCCACTCCATGTGGACAAAATGAGTACCTGGGGCTTTTCCCTCAAAAGCCCTAGTCACATCCGATTACTCTCTAAACTATCTTGTTGAATTATTTCCCAGATACTTTAGTACCTGTATCTGAGCTGTAAGACAGCAAGAACTAGGGCTAGTTTGGGTCAACTGGGTCCCCAAATTCCAGCACAGGGCCTGGCacgaagaggagggggaaaagacattattgaatgaataaaccaAACTTTCAGTGTATATATGACGATGAACTTCAGGCAGAGGTCTACTAATTCAGATTTGGGGAAAGGAGGgaacagccaggcgctggtgggtcATGCTGGTAATATcaaatactcaggagactgaaataggAGGGCTGTCCTTCGAagcccagtccaggcaggaaaatccaccagactcatctccaattaactagcaaaaagcccaaggtggagctgtggctcaagtagtacagcaccagccttgagccaaaataaccgaaggccccgagttcaaaccccaggaccagcacacacaaaaagaaaactgctAAAGACCCTATCCCTAATGCACCCCTTACCCCCAAGGCGCCTACAGCCTCCATGCACCCCGTGCCCCCTGGGGGTCCCCTGCCCTACTGCACCCCGTACCCCCAAGGCGACCCCTACCCGGGCCTGGCATCCCCGCGCTGGGCATAACTCGAAGATTCAGATCTCCAATCTCCTGACCTCCGACCTGTAGTGACCT
Proteins encoded in this region:
- the Yif1b gene encoding protein YIF1B isoform X2, with the protein product MHPAGLAATGPPRLPSKRRVPMSQPGMADPHQLFDDTSSAHSRGYGAQRAPGNLGYPAVSASPQAAFLTNPVSDMAMAYGSSLAAQGKELVDKNIDRFSKLKYYFAVDTVYVGKKLGLLVFPYLHQDWEVQYQQDTPVAPRFDVNAPDLYIPAMAFITYILVAGLALGTQDRFSPDLLGLQASSALAWLTVEVLAILLSLYLVTVNTDLTTIDLVAFLGYKYVGMIGGVLMGLLFGKIGYYLVLGWCCMSIFVFMIRTLRLKILSEAAAEGVPVRGARNQLRMYLTMAVAAAQPLLMYWLTFHLVR
- the Yif1b gene encoding protein YIF1B isoform X1 gives rise to the protein MHPAGLAATGPPRLRKWPSKRRVPMSQPGMADPHQLFDDTSSAHSRGYGAQRAPGNLGYPAVSASPQAAFLTNPVSDMAMAYGSSLAAQGKELVDKNIDRFSKLKYYFAVDTVYVGKKLGLLVFPYLHQDWEVQYQQDTPVAPRFDVNAPDLYIPAMAFITYILVAGLALGTQDRFSPDLLGLQASSALAWLTVEVLAILLSLYLVTVNTDLTTIDLVAFLGYKYVGMIGGVLMGLLFGKIGYYLVLGWCCMSIFVFMIRTLRLKILSEAAAEGVPVRGARNQLRMYLTMAVAAAQPLLMYWLTFHLVR
- the Yif1b gene encoding protein YIF1B isoform X3 yields the protein MPSAGMPGPASKRRVPMSQPGMADPHQLFDDTSSAHSRGYGAQRAPGNLGYPAVSASPQAAFLTNPVSDMAMAYGSSLAAQGKELVDKNIDRFSKLKYYFAVDTVYVGKKLGLLVFPYLHQDWEVQYQQDTPVAPRFDVNAPDLYIPAMAFITYILVAGLALGTQDRFSPDLLGLQASSALAWLTVEVLAILLSLYLVTVNTDLTTIDLVAFLGYKYVGMIGGVLMGLLFGKIGYYLVLGWCCMSIFVFMIRTLRLKILSEAAAEGVPVRGARNQLRMYLTMAVAAAQPLLMYWLTFHLVR